A stretch of DNA from Sugiyamaella lignohabitans strain CBS 10342 chromosome B, complete sequence:
CCAGTTgaccagaagaaatcgTACCTAGCACTTCTTGCATTGGTCTGACTTGATCTATAATTTTCTCTTGATCTGTCAGTTTCTCAGCCAATTTGCCCACACGCACATAACGGCGGGTTAATGTTAGCATTGTATTGTTATTTGTGAATTTGCCATGTAGAACATATCCCACAGTTTGTTTACCATCAGCAGGTGGACCGCTCTTTGCTGGAGCTCGATTATAAATGGATTTGTGAGCTTGAAACCCACgagttggtggtggaggggTGGGATTGGTTGGTGATGTAGTAGCAGTACTGGTCGATGCAAATCGCGCCAGAACACCATTGTATACCGGTGACCGGTTCATGAACATACGCGACACATGATCACTCAACCTCGTGGCCATCGACATCCGCGTATTAATCATTTTTGAATATGTCAAGGCTGGCTGAGCTCAAGTAGACTCTATTAGATATGAGCTGCAGGTAATTCAGGAAGTTTGTCACCAAAAATTTTATGTAGCATCTGGTACATGCATATTATGCATCTATCAACCACAAGTGTGACCGTAAGTGTCATCAAACTAACGAACCCCGTAAGGTGGGTGATTACacttttctttgatatttttctgtGATTTGGTAAACGACTTTACCAGGGGTTTTGCAAATGTCGACCCCCCTACATACTCTAGGTATTCATGTCAACTTTGTCCAGCTTTTTTTAGAATGGCagatataataaataacctGATGTTCTGATGTTTCCAGATGACAAATCTAGTCATCTGTAGAACCTAGGAGAGACAGGAGATAAAAAGACGATCGGTACGATAATTAGATTTCTAGACGGTAGACCGAGTTTGAAGCAGTTTTTAGGGCCAGCCAAGTCATGCATACTAAACGGACGGTGCAGGTACCGGATAAAACTGACAATGCAACGCAATACGTCATAGAATGCAGAGTTTTTCCGGGTTTCCTAGCTAGGAACAGAGTTCAAGGCTGGTGATAGCTGTCCTATCAATCAACCTAAAACAAAGAGAGTACATCTGTTTGTTCTCTCGGATGATAATCGGACGAAGCATGGatttgatgttgatttctAAGAGCATTTTTTCTGTCTCGAATAATAAAAGTTGAGCTCTTTCTGGTTTTATGATAAGGAAGTACGAACATGGTATGAACAAGATCTCAAGGGGTTCTTCATGTACGTCATCCAGCTGATTTCCAAAATGCCTTTACGTCATTGATAAGCAGGCACCTAAAGTACAGTATGTTCTGCACCAGTCACTACACATATGCTGATTTCAAACGCGGGCGCGTCCatatttttgttcatgGCATAACCAGGAGGTTTTTATAAATGCAGAAGGACCATTTGTCACGCTAGTCATTCGGCCAGTTGCAGAGGGTCCGAATAATAATTCCTATCCTAATTAATGTTTTCCTTTGCTTGGATAAGCTCGTTGTCTGATACTTCCGGCTGATGTATTTTTCTAGTTACCAGATTGTCCAGACAATTCCGACCTTCCATCTTGTCACATCCCTAAATAGGTGGCATCGCCGATCAATCAATTTACGGGCGATTGATAGACATTTTTCATCACAACGTTGATATACAAAACATTATTCAAATTAGACTCCTGTCAGGGCTGATCTTGCGGGAACGGGAAGCATGCGTTATTAAGATTTGCGCTCAAAGTCGCCTCAACTTTTGATATGGTGATGAAACAGATGGACATGATTGgccattttcatttcaaaCTGGAAGGCCTCGGTCTATTCGGTCTACCGGGATACTCTCAATCAACCACCAGTCGGCGTAACTGGTTACATGTGAAGCTCGGTATATCTCCGTACTGCCGTCCCCAGCTGCCGCTAGAATGTTACGGTTCCTATCGGTCCATATTTCGTTCCGCAAAACTCTGAGAGCTGTGTTCAGATAGCATTCCCGACAAGGCCACCAGCTATCTAACTAGACAGCCTTGCTATCTTGTTAGTTAGTTGTTTACTTACTTACTTGCTTAGTAGTTACTTAATTTGTAGTTACTTATTTCCTTACTTAGTAGTTACTTATTTATCTCGTCTGCACTAAGAAATAACGTCCTGTTTGTGTAGAATCCAGTAAATGA
This window harbors:
- the MRPS18 gene encoding mitochondrial 37S ribosomal protein YmS18 (Mitochondrial ribosomal protein of the small subunit; essential for viability, unlike most other mitoribosomal proteins; GO_component: GO:0005763 - mitochondrial small ribosomal subunit [Evidence IDA] [PMID 12392552]; GO_component: GO:0005763 - mitochondrial small ribosomal subunit [Evidence IDA] [PMID 9151978]; GO_component: GO:0005739 - mitochondrion [Evidence IEA,IEA]; GO_component: GO:0005739 - mitochondrion [Evidence IDA] [PMID 16823961]; GO_component: GO:0030529 - ribonucleoprotein complex [Evidence IEA]; GO_component: GO:0005840 - ribosome [Evidence IEA,IEA]; GO_function: GO:0003735 - structural constituent of ribosome [Evidence IEA]; GO_function: GO:0003735 - structural constituent of ribosome [Evidence IDA] [PMID 12392552]; GO_function: GO:0003735 - structural constituent of ribosome [Evidence IDA] [PMID 9151978]; GO_process: GO:0032543 - mitochondrial translation [Evidence IC] [PMID 12392552]; GO_process: GO:0032543 - mitochondrial translation [Evidence IC] [PMID 9151978]; GO_process: GO:0006412 - translation [Evidence IEA]) yields the protein MINTRMSMATRLSDHVSRMFMNRSPVYNGVLARFASTSTATTSPTNPTPPPPTRGFQAHKSIYNRAPAKSGPPADGKQTVGYVLHGKFTNNNTMLTLTRRYVRVGKLAEKLTDQEKIIDQVRPMQEVLGTISSGQLGFRGSKKNSYEASFQTTSRMFKLMEEKGYLNERLEIVFRQFGEGREAFLNVLNGKEGTKIRPIIYRVTDASKIRFGGDRPPGRRRV